A segment of the Salvelinus namaycush isolate Seneca chromosome 3, SaNama_1.0, whole genome shotgun sequence genome:
GTGGTCTCTCTCCCCAGGATCTCTGAGGCGAGGACGTTGACATCAGAGTACAGGTACCTGCAGGACaagggtttgaggtcagggcagcCATACTCAATAGGCGGACCGCGGACTGGATCTAGACCCAAAACGGGGTCAAAACGGACCGTGGGTcctaacaaaaaatatatacagtttaGTGAAGGGAATTCGGTCTGGATTTTTTTCCTTCAATCCATGGcataatgtgtagaattgcaggaaactagcAATAAAACTGCAATTTGTTAtctgccaacaagaggggtgtgaacagtttgggaTCGCATGGGTTGCGAGGAGCGGGTTTGTTACTTCACTGATAAATGCCAATATCCATCcggacctttgccacctaggaaattTGTCTGACCAGACCTTCTGAAATGCTATTTGAGTACCCctgttttagggttagggttgacatTAGAGTACAAGTACCTGCAGGCCAGGGGGCGGAGCAACGCCCAAAGGAAGTTGACGCTCCTCTGCCTCAGGGTCATGTGATCAGTGAAGTGAGTAAAGCGTCCAGGAGTGTAGGAGGGGGGGCTGGGGCACTGGGAGGCCTCAAGGTCCGTTCCACAAGGCAGGCCATTCTGAATGTAGATGGCAGGCAGGGAGAGGAGTGCTCCTACAATCACGCCCAATGGCTCAAAGGGATCAGTCAGtatgccatcaaacccctgctcCCTCAGAGTCTGCATCATGTCCTGGTTGGATAGCAGGCTGTCACAATTGTTACGGGTGTAGTTCCTGAGAACCGTCAGGGTCTGGTAGTAGCTCCACATCCTGCTGATGTCGTTGGAGGTGTCGGAGGCCATGATGGTGTCCAGGTTGGCCCTCTGAATGGTCTGGAGCTGGGTCCGGGTGTAGGGCACGGGGTAGGTCAGTGTGATGGTGTGTTCCGATGGACCCAGAGAGCCACTTACCTCTggaatcaccaccaccacctggtTTCCGCGACGACCCAGCTCCTCCACCAATGGTTTCATGCCCGTCCAATGGCTGCCGTCGGCTGGGATCACCAGGAGTTTACCGGCCCGGCAGGACAccaccagacacagagagaggaccaGGCCTGCTGCTGCTCCCCTCAACCATACCCCTCCTCCAGCCATAAcacagcagtacagtacagtcacaCTGTAGGATAGACAGAACAGTATACACAGTTAGAGTAACAGAACTGTGCTTCCTAGCAGAGAACCAAGTGTTTAAATAGAAAAGGGTGTGTCCTTATCAGGGGCTGGCCTGATTCAAGACTTCACCACTAAACAAGCAAAAAGTTGTTTGACAGTTGTTCATTTCATTGGCCATAGTGCCAAACAACAATGAGCTGTGCATTCAGAAATGTGTTCACTACAACCGGGTGTCATGCTGTCAAATGGGAGCTGATGCAGGGTTTGAAGAGGGATCTGTCTGCACCAAGATGCAACGTCATACTCATTCTGTGCAATAGCATGCTGCACTACTCGACCTATAGTCATGCTGTATGTGAGAGAAAAGGCAACATCCAACTGGGcagaaactggttgaatcaagTGTTTCAAATGAATTTGTCAacatattgtgacgtggaatcaaAGTGGAAAATacaatggattttttttaaagtaatgtTAAAAGAAAAAATGCTATTGCAACCTCTTTGCAATAAGGAATTGAGACCAAAAGCTTGAAGTTTCAAGTGTTTAATACAGTCAGCTGAGGGCATATATTTAGAAAGTTCACAAAACATCTTATACTCTTCCCTCCTTGTAGGTGTCACCTCCCCAGCCATACATTTTATGACCCCAATGAGTTTCCCTCCTTTCCCCTGTGGAATGTCCATGGTCCTCTCTTTGTTTAGCCAGATGTCAGAATCACACCCCGTCCATCTTCTGTTCTGGGCCTGACCCTGCTCTCTGATCCTGGCAATTTCCTCTTATCTGATTAGGTTAATCTTTCTAAATgagcacacacacagtttcaTGGCCTAAACTCAGAGTAGTCATTCACTAAACAGGATACAAACAAACTACAGTTTAACTTGAAAcatgttacattttgacagaatCCATCAGTCCCCCCTATTAAACCATAAACACTTCTTATTGTTTAATATCACTAAACAATCATTCAACTGCCAGCTGTAGACTTAATTATTTTGGTTTTCTCCAGACCGGAGAGTGTGATCGAAACAGACTTGATAGATATAGAAAAGACTAGAAgacacaaaacaaaaaaacactgaGTTAAAACAATCCTAAATTCTACTGATTATCACAAGCATCTATGTAGATACATGTATAAACTAAATCTCTGACCACAGCTTGAGGGACCCAACTGACAAAATCTCTTGCTACCCCTGAACCCTATACCCACTGATATGCTTTTCTGCTAAGGTCCACAAAAAGTAGGGCTCTAAATATCCCCATTATGCTTTTCCTCAGTCTTCCATCAAGGGCTACAGGGTCACAAGAGATGTTTTTCAGCCACGTCCTCCTCACTGCATTCACCTCCTAAAGCTGCCCTAAAGATGCAAGCCGTAGCCTGAATCAATTTCACCTCCTCTTGTGTAAAATCCGCACTATAGATGCGTTTCAACAACAAAGCTTTACTATATGGAAACCTAACAATGCCATCAGAGCTACACCCGTAACTGCCAACACTGCCCATGCCGCATATTCCAACATCCACCTTATTTGATCAATAGTCCAATACCATGCTGTTCCTACAGCACCTTCCACAACCTTAAGTCTATTTTGTTATTACTCCCAATGTAACAGCAGTAAGTATTGTTACAGCTTTAACTCTGTCACTGTCAGTAACTTTCATCACTGGCTTTGCCGTTAGATCTATGATTGAGTTTGTGATATTCTCTGCCTTTTCCCCAGTCCTCTCCTAACCTTTTTCTGACCAGCTTATCTATTGCCTCCTTATGTTGTGCTACAGTAGGGACTGGCGAGTAATAATTACCATTACTCAGATCTGGATCACATCTCTCATCCCACAGCATACCCACCCCCCTGTGAAAACCCTAATTGTTTTTCCGCAATCCCTCTACAAATTTCTGTTACCGTGTCTTGGTCCCAGTTCTCTGGGAGGTATGTCAATGGATTATATGTGGCTATTAAAGTCTGAAATTGTAAAACTATTTCAGCAACGGTTATGATCACCCTGCTAGAGTCCTCCATGTTGAGCTTATCCTCATAGTAGTCCTTCCACTCAGCACAGACAACTGTCTTTCCCACACTACGCACTATTCCCTGTATAACTCTACACAGTGGAGTGGTATCATTCTCTAATGAGTCTATCACCCATTTTCTTAATTTATAGGCGAGGCATCCCTCCGCTTCTGTCACAATTATTCCTCTATTTCCTGTCCCAGTAAAGACTATGGCCTTGGTTTTCGGGATACCCTGGAGTGGGCTTACATGGGTTACCCCCACATCCGACACCAACACACCATAGGAATGTCCTGTACTTCCACCACTCTGCCACAGACATTGGTGTATATTTGTCTCATGAACTAAATTAGGGCCTAACCTAGCCTGTAAATAAGCCTTCATCTGCTCATATCCCTCGCTTTCCTCATGCCTATTAACGACAAGGACTATTTGGTCATTATACTCTCTTCGGATAATATTGTCCAGGGTCTGATTGCCCCAACAAGATATTTCTCCCCAGGTCCTTGGTCTCTCACTATCTAAAATCTTCCTTGACCATTTAATTCCTGTTGGTGTTGGGTAATACGGAGTGACAGGTATGTAAAACCTCTTGCTCCGATATACTGTAATTCCCTCTCTTTCGTTTCTGTAGCTTCACCTAGCTTGACGTCCTGTGTCGTAGAACTCTCAGAAGTTTTGTCCTCTGCCCACACTAACTTGGAAGTTAGACTCCAGTTAAAAGAACAGCAGTTACTATCGCACACAATGCCAAGTTGAGGGAGGGACGAGAATCTAGTTTCATTCCTCAAACTATCTGTCCATTGTGTTCTTTCCAAATTCCTGTTTGTAAGAGAACCATCCCCTTATCAAATGGAGCCACCCATATCACCATGCCCTTATGATTAGTTACGCTCACGGCTTCAGCAACTTTGGATGTTACCCTCTCCCAATGAACCCGAGTGTCTTCGTATCGAGCTATCCACTCTATATAAAGTGTTATTTGATCTTCTCCCCTCGGAGTGGTAGGGATTTATAGCAGCCGCAAAAAACACTACCTCAACTAAAATGTCCCTAGGCCCCACATTATTGCCCTTTTACAGAGTGATTTACACTCCTTCTTTTCCATCATCACCTATATCAAAACTTGCTCTAGCCTCTCCATCTTGCTCGGCCTCTCCCAAGTCAGTAGGTGTTGGTGCAGCTTTCACCTGGGACACAGGCCTGGATCCAGGCCTTCCTTCCCGACACCTTCACTGCTGTGTCAGTCACTAGTAGGACAGTGTGGGGTCTGGTCCACCTGGGCTGAAAAGTACCCAGTTGATGAACCTTCAAGCACACGTAGTCTCCCGGCTCTAGTGGGTGTGCTTTCCAATCCTGAGGGAGTCTACAGTGGGTCTCTTTCACCTGGGAAGATACACACTGCAACGCATGGGTCATTTCCTGACAATATGACAACATAGACTCTCCCAGTATGGCCAAATCACTCATTTGTGACGTGAATAACAGCACCCGGTACTCCCATCGGTCTCCCACTTACCCCTTCATGTGGCATGAGTCCTGTGGTGGCGTTGGAATCGTATCCAACCTAACAAACTCTGAGTCATATGTTCCTTAATCACACTCTTCAGGAGATGTGATGATATTATCACAGCAAACTTCCCTTCCGTTGATGTGACCTGCTGTATACAGGAATTTGTGGCTTTCCTTTTAATCATTCTACCTTCTTTGACAAACCCCTCATTGAAAGTTGACAATAGTATACTATCTCTGCTACTATCACCATGATCTGGGTCTGTGTGACATTTAATTGACTTTATATTAGTCTCTGTATTCTATATTGTGCAGTTAGCTGTCCTCTCCTACGAGCTATCTCCTGTAACAATATACAGAGTGGTACCTTTTCCCAGAGACTCTATTACCCACTTCCTGTATGAGCCACCCCCAGTCACATTCAATTCCGCTTTCCCAATTCCCTATAACGTTAATGCCAAAGAGCATAACCACACACTGTTGAAACCATTTTCCAAATTGTTCTATACTCCCTAATCAGTGTCTAGCTCACAGCAGATACAGGGTCAGGGAGTTACATCACTAACCTCTCGGGAGAAATCCCAACAATACAGCATCCCCAATCTGGTGAAATATGTATCAAAACAAATAGAGAAACACTAACCGACATAACACTGCCTGTTAAATCAAAGATAAACAACTTAGGTTATTAACATCCAATTAGAATTACAACTCTTGATAAGTCCATAAGGAAATGGTTGTATCCCATAAGGTAAAGGTAAAATAGACTATACTTTAAAAATCCTATTGTCCATTTTTTCTAGTAAGATTGATCAGGCCTCACCAGAAAGTCTGGACAAAGGTCATTCACCACCATTAAGTATTTcctttccctttctttctctatcCTTCAGAAACCATGTAAATTTAAGACACTGACAATAAATCCCACGATATTAACACCACTAACCCATATTCATTATCAGTAAATTGTGTTTgcatgctggtgtgtgtgtgttaaaccgTATGGCGAAAACACACACGGCCAGGCCTTACTTATCTGGGAGCTCATTTACAGGCCTAATCCTTCCAAAGAGAAAGAAAAtgacaccccctcctctcctggaAGAGAAAGTGTACACTTCGTTGGCATTCACTATGCTACATCTTAATCAGCAACTCGTACGTTTTAATTACAAACCAAACTCAATGATAAATCCACTGTCCTCCCTCCAATCATTAATCTTTTGTTTTAATCCACTCCATTGTTTATATGGACTTAATTTAGCATGTACTACCCTTAGACACGGTGACATTTATCTCCAACGATTCACTCCCGTAATGACTGGTCTCTCTTCTCCATGATTTTCCATGACCACTGCACTACAACATTTTAAAAAGGTAATTTTAGGTTTGGCAACCCCAACTCTAATTTCTCGTGACCTTCTCCCAATATTTACTCTTATCTAATTTCCAGTGACCCATCCACACTTTTGTCAATTCTATAAATCTATTTCAGAGTAAGACGAAATAAAATATCTCACGAGATTAGAAACCCCCCAAGGTTTTCTGAGTTTACAAGGAGTATTTTTCTGTTCCGATTCTAACTTGTTACCTTTTAGACTCCATTGTCTTTGATTCTCGCAAGGATTTTCCAACCCCAAAGTTGTCTCCACTTCATTCTGTGTATTGTTACTGGACCTGTTACTAGATCCCAGGCATCTATTAAAAGGTTGTGTGAGACGTCTCCCTTCACATATAACgtaatctctatgaaccactATTGATTGAACCGAGGCCATGCACCGCTATTTGTTCCTGTCCCGCTGCCTTTAACAGTGTTTGCGTCTGTTCTTTTGTCAAAGATGCAAAACCCTTGCATTGCTACATTCCCTCCGAATGCACCGGGTGTAGTAGGCTCCATTACCACTACACTCATTCTTCCAATGACCCACAGCCCCACATCTAAGACAGGGATCTATCTCCCTAAGCTTTGATGTTTTTTCGCTACGTTTGTCTTACCTTGGCCATTGAAACCACTGTCAGTGACATTCACTTTGGCTGTATTAACCCCTCACACGACTGCGCAGTGAGCAGAGTTAGATTCCACTCTCAAAGCATCCTACTCTATTTCATCCAATATCCCCGTATTTGCCGTTTTGATAACAGGTTTCAAACCTGCCATCAAAGCAGACGTACATATTCTATCAATGTTTTCACGAACCCAGTCTTTTTGCAGCTGAGCACTAATCTACTAATTTTGGGTTTAAACCTCTCCCGACGGTATCCAGGGTGTTTAAATCTCCACACCCACCCTCTAATACACTCCAATTTTAACTATTGTTACTATTTCTTTCTCACAAATGTTCCaactatttctttctttctttctacaaattcgaatatatatatatatatatatatatatctttccaCCAGTTCCCATACTAAAATCCCAGGCTCACTACTGTTCAAAGGTTTGGACtcacttataaatgtccttgtttttgaaagaaaagcacattttttgtacattaaaataacatcaaattgataaaaagaaatacagtgtagacattgttaatgttctaaattacttttgtagctggaaatggctgattgttttatgaaatatctacataggcgtacagaggcccattatcagcaaccatcactcctgtgttccaatggcacgttgtgttagctaatccaagtctatcattttaaaaggctaatttatcattagaaaacccttttgcaattatgttagcacagctgaaactgttgttctgattaaagaagcaataaaactgtccttcttaagactagttgagtatctggagcatcagcatttgtaggttcgattacaggctcaaaatggccagaagcaaagtactttcttctgaaactcgtcagtctattcttgttctgtgaAATGAAGGATATTCCAAGCGagaaactgccaagaaactgaagatcttgtacaatgctgtgcactactcccttcacagaacagtgcaaactggctctaagcagaatagaaagaggagtgggaggccctggtgcacaactgagcacaCACCGATACTGGCAGAATGTACATTTACTTACAGTATATTGATCTTATATTTCTAGCATAAACTTTTCTCATCACTTGTGGTAATGACAGATTGATATCGCAATGCATTCTCAGTCTAAATGATTATATATTTCACAGTGTGCAGAcctccacaatcaacctgataccccaaaTAAACAATTTTGGATAAGCCTAAATCAATTACGGGCACGGTTGACCACCCCCTCCCTTCCGGCAATCATCCTTCTGGCGTTTCTTCATGTTCTTCTTCAGATAGTGTTTCAGTTCATCCTCCCAATGGCACatgttcaaagtggatggcccttgataatgtctCTCACCTGTCCTTTAGAGTCCATTATGTCTTGTTCATTTTCCTACCAGTACACCAGCAAGTTTGGACgggatctctctccatgctcactccacgtg
Coding sequences within it:
- the LOC120045123 gene encoding UDP-glucuronosyltransferase 1A5-like → MKPLVEELGRRGNQVVVVIPEVSGSLGPSEHTITLTYPVPYTRTQLQTIQRANLDTIMASDTSNDISRMWSYYQTLTVLRNYTRNNCDSLLSNQDMMQTLREQGFDGILTDPFEPLGVIVGALLSLPAIYIQNGLPCGTDLEASQCPSPPSYTPGRFTHFTDHMTLRQRSVNFLWALLRPLACRYLYSDVNVLASEILGRETTIPELMKKASLWLERNDFTFEFPRPLMPNMVMIGGLNFEEPNELPEVAIS